A window from Mangifera indica cultivar Alphonso chromosome 2, CATAS_Mindica_2.1, whole genome shotgun sequence encodes these proteins:
- the LOC123206693 gene encoding probable serine/threonine-protein kinase PBL24 — protein sequence MNCCFPCLQLQRGKKTTRDLVDIAVSFNESRHPGNKRQKSTKEETVQVGSKDINAQAFTFRELATATKNFRQECLLGEGGFGRVYKGTIKSTGQVVAVKQLDRNGLHGNKEFLEEVFRLSLLDHPNLIKLIGYCADGDQRLLVHEFMPGGSLEDHLIDLAEGIKPLDWTTRIKIALGAAQGLDYLHTKADPPVIYHDLKATNIMLDQNFVPKLSDFGLAKLGPVGNSNGLPLRVMGTYGYCAPEYAKTGKFTIQSDVYSFGVILLELITGRRAIDNTRPVEEQNLISWAEPFFKDPKRFPDMADPHLNKQFPERSLNQAVAVAVMCLQEEPSARPLMSDVVTTLSFLSQDTEDPGKSGGSVSSRSNAASDSLPDGSESSDISVFSSIESSPESGFGISGRNNSNELQISSTLKQNGSSSGSKKINKSFSLKSKSSRESFDSFKDTATSTSSGNSEDSSSEATLLDP from the exons ATGAATTGCTGTTTTCCTTGTTTGCAGTTACAGAGAGGCAAGAAAACAACTAGAGATCTTGTTGACATCGCAGTTTCTTTTAATGAATCAAGACATCCTG GGAATAAGAGACAAAAATCTACCAAGGAGGAAACTGTTCAAGTTGGCAGCAAAGACATCAATGCACAAGCTTTCACTTTCCGTGAGTTAGCCACTGCAACAAAAAACTTCCGTCAGGAATGTTTGTTGGGAGAAGGTGGATTCGGAAGAGTTTACAAGGGGACCATTAAATCAACCGGccag GTTGTAGCAGTGAAGCAACTAGACAGGAATGGCCTGCATGGAAACAAGGAGTTTCTTGAGGAAGTTTTCAGGCTGAGTCTCCTGGATCATCCGAATTTAATCAAGTTAATTGGATACTGTGCTGATGGAGATCAAAGACTTTTGGTTCATGAATTTATGCCAGGGGGATCCCTAGAAGATCATTTGATAG ACTTAGCAGAAGGCATAAAGCCTTTAGATTGGACAACAAGAATCAAAATAGCATTGGGAGCCGCTCAAGGTTTGGATTATTTACATACCAAGGCCGATCCTCCTGTGATATACCATGATTTGAAGGCCACAAACATCATGTTGGATCAGAATTTTGTGCCGAAACTCTCCGATTTTGGGCTGGCGAAGCTTGGCCCTGTTGGGAACAGCAATGGTCTTCCTTTAAGAGTGATGGGGACATATGGTTACTGCGCTCCAGAATATGCAAAAACTGGCAAATTCACTATCCAGTCTGATGTCTACAGCTTTGGAGTTATTTTGTTAGAGCTCATCACTGGAAGAAGAGCCATAGACAATACAAGACCGGTAGAAGAACAAAATCTAATTTCTTGG GCCGAACCTTTTTTCAAGGACCCCAAGAGATTTCCGGATATGGCAGATCCTCATCTTAACAAACAATTCCCAGAGAGAAGTTTGAATCAAGCAGTTGCAGTAGCAGTCATGTGCCTGCAAGAAGAACCATCGGCTCGCCCTTTAATGAGTGATGTTGTGACAACTTTAAGTTTCCTCTCCCAAGATACCGAGGATCCTGGAAAAAGCGGAGGAAGTGTTTCTTCAAGATCAAATGCGGCCAGCGATAGTTTACCAGACGGAAGCGAATCAAGTGATATTAGTGTTTTTTCGAGTATCGAAAGCAGCCCCGAATCAGGTTTCGGCATTTCAGGCCGAAATAATAGCAATGAGTTACAAATTTCTTCAACTTTGAAACAAAACGGAAGCAGCAGCGGCtcgaaaaaaatcaacaaaagctTCAGTTTGAAGAGTAAAAGCTCCAGGGAATCCTTCGATAGTTTCAAAGACACGGCGACATCTACAAGTTCAGGAAATTCCGAAGATTCTTCAAGTGAAGCAACTCTTCTTGATCCATAG